One stretch of Rhinatrema bivittatum chromosome 8, aRhiBiv1.1, whole genome shotgun sequence DNA includes these proteins:
- the SLC32A1 gene encoding vesicular inhibitory amino acid transporter, producing MATLIRSKISNVATSVSNKSQAKMSGMFARMGFQAATDEEAVGFAHCDDLDMEHRQGLQMDILKSEVSVDGGGGGEASVEGDFHYQRDGTGPPPSNSKDEGICSELSSHGKPKITAWEAGWNVTNAIQGMFVLGLPYAILHGGYLGLFLIIFAAVVCCYTGKILIACLYEENEDGDIVRTRDSYVDIANACCAPRFPRLGGRIVNVAQIIELVMTCILYVVVSGNLMYNSFPNLPISQKSWSIIATAVLLPCAFLKNLKAVSKFSLLCTLAHFVINVLVIAYCLSRARDWAWDKVKFYIDVKKFPISIGIIVFSYTSQIFLPSLEGNMQNPKEFHCMMNWTHIAACILKGLFALVAYLTWADETKEVITDNLPSTIRAVVNIFLVAKALLSYPLPFFAAVEVLERSLFQEGNRAFFPNCYGGDGRLKSWGLTLRCSLVVFTLLMAIYVPHFALLMGLTGSLTGAGLCFLLPSLFHLKLLWRKLQWHHVFFDVSIFVIGSICSVSGLIHSLEGLIEAFRNNAED from the exons atggcaacCTTAATCAGAAGCAAGATTTCCAATGTTGCCACCTCGGTTTCTAATAAATCCCAGGCAAAAATGAGTGGAATGTTTGCCAGGATGGGGTTTCAGGCGGCCACTGATGAAGAAGCTGTGGGATTTGCGCACTGCGATGATCTGGATATGGAGCACAGACAAGGGCTTCAGATGGACATCCTAAAGTCTGAAGTTAGCGTggacggaggaggaggaggagaggcttCTGTGGAAGGGGACTTCCATTATCAGAGGGACGGGACGGGTCCCCCACCTTCAAACTCCAAGGATGAGGGTATTTGCTCAGAGTTGTCCTCCCATGGAAAACCCAAAATCACAGCCTGGGAAGCTGGTTGGAATGTCACCAATGCTATCCAG GGGATGTTTGTCCTTGGCCTGCCCTATGCTATTCTTCACGGTGGATACCTAGgactatttttaattattttcgcTGCAGTCGTTTGCTGTTATACTGGAAAAATTCTTATTGCCTGTCTTTATGAAGAAAACGAAGATGGGGATATAGTAAGAACCAGAGACTCCTATGTCGATATTGCCAATGCCTGCTGTGCTCCAAGGTTTCCGAGACTTGGGGGTAGGATTGTCAACGTGGCCCAGATTATTGAGCTCGTCATGACCTGCATTCTCTACGTGGTGGTCAGTGGCAATTTAATGTACAATAGCTTTCCAAATTTGCCTATTTCGCAAAAGTCTTGGTCCATTATTGCCACAGCCGTGCTCCTTCCCTGTGCTTTCTTGAAGAACCTCAAGGCTGTCTCTAAATTTAGCTTGCTCTGCACCTTGGCCCATTTTGTCATCAATGTTTTGGTGATCGCCTATTGTCTCTCTAGAGCACGTGACTGGGCATGGGACAAAGTCAAGTTTTACATTGACGTAAAGAAGTTTCCCATATCTATTGGTATCATTGTTTTCAGTTACACATCCCAGATTTTTCTGCCCTCTCTGGAGGGAAATATGCAAAATCCTAAGGAATTCCACTGCATGATGAACTGGACTCACATTGCAGCCTGCATTCTCAAAGGACTTTTTGCCTTAGTGGCATACCTGACTTGGGCTGATGAAACTAAAGAAGTCATAACAGATAACTTGCCATCGACCATTAGAGCAGTTGTCAACATTTTCCTGGTGGCCAAAGCTTTGCTTTCTTACCCATTGCCCTTCTTTGCAGCTGTGGAAGTCTTGGAGAGATCTCTTTTCCAAGAGGGAAACAGGGCCTTTtttcctaactgctatggaggtGATGGCAGATTAAAATCCTGGGGACTTACCCTGCGATGTTCCCTGGTAGTTTTTACTCTATTGATGGCTATCTATGTCCCTCATTTTGCCCTGTTGATGGGCCTTACAGGGAGCCTCACGGGGGCGGGTCTCTGTTTCCTGCTCCCCAGCCTCTTCCACCTCAAACTGCTGTGGAGGAAGCTTCAATGGCACCATGTCTTCTTTGATGTTTCCATCTTTGTTATAGGTTCTATATGCAGCGTTTCTGGGCTTATCCATTCTTTGGAAGGCTTAATAGAGGCTTTTAGAAACAACGCCGAAGATTAA